One region of Tamandua tetradactyla isolate mTamTet1 chromosome 6, mTamTet1.pri, whole genome shotgun sequence genomic DNA includes:
- the LOC143688679 gene encoding uncharacterized protein LOC143688679 yields MDRSQSGSPEGTSVRPRRPSRRHRRRMRALKKKLEKMHLKQPSGKEDPQMSQPPSKPPKRSRRTVRSLVFKLTQAALDEDDPQNPRTQKRQLLNLYDEARERCDNPPQLKANSLNNAHASLHSSHSIGQRGVGCCSAPPRSSFCHPG; encoded by the coding sequence aTGGACCGCAGCCAATCTGGATCCCCGGAAGGAACATCCGTCCGGCCACGGCGCCCAAGCAGACGCCACCGACGCAGAATGCGAGCCCTGAAGAAGAAGTTGGAGAAAATGCACCTTAAACAGCCCTCAGGAAAGGAAGATCCGCAAATGTCACAACCACCATCCAAGCCGCCCAAACGGTCCCGTCGCACAGTAAGATCCCTAGTCTTCAAATTAACACAGGCAGCCCTCGATGAAGATGACCCGCAAAATCCtcggactcagaagagacaactCCTCAACCTCTATGACGAGGCTCGAGAACGTTGTGATAACCCCCCCCAGCTTAAAGCAAATTCTCTTAATAATGCTCATGCTTCTCTCCACAGCTCCCACAGCATCGGCCAGAGAGGTGTGGGCTGCTGTTCAGCACCCCCCCGGAGTTCTTTTTGTCACCCCGGATAG